The genomic window TGCCAGCGTGTGGCGCACCGACCGCGACGGCGCCGTCACGGTCAGCATCGGCCCCACGGGCACCATCCGCACGCAGCTGCAACGGCACCTGACCGGTCACCCGCAGGTGGTTGAAAGTGCGCGTTGACTCTGCGGAAGGCCAGGTCTATGGTTCTTGGACAGCAGGGCGAGTGCGTCCTGCTTTTTTTTCAAGGCGGGGCGATGCAGCCGAGCTTCAAAGAGATGATGAACGAGGTGGTGGCGTACGGGAGCTGCTGCGAGTGCGGCTCGTGCGTGTTGGTATGCCCCCACAACGTCATTGATTACATCGGCGGCAAGCCCAAACAGGTGGCCAAGGCGAGCGCCGCGTTCGATTACTGCGGCATGAGCGAAGGCATCGGCTGCGACGTCTGCGCGCAAGTGTGCCCGCGGCTGCATCGCCGCGAACATCATCTCGCAGATCAGGTGTTCGCTCCCGAGCTGTCGGGCAACCACACCTACCGCGGCGCCTTCGGTGTTTACCGCCGCATCGTGGCAGCCCGCACTCGCGACCCCGAGATCCTCAAACGCTGCGAGGATGGCGGGGTGGTGACCACCGTGTTGGCGTGGCTGCGGCGCAACGACCGGATCGACGGTGCAGTGGTATCGGCCATCGACAAAGAGCGGCCGTGCCAGCCCGTTCCCAAAGTGGTCACCTCCGTCACCGACATCATCGGCAGCGCCAGCTCGTGGTACACTTATTGCCCCAACAACCTGGCCCTGGCCGAGGCCGAGAAACTCGGCCTGAGCAAGGTCGGCTTCGTCGGGGTGCCGTGTCAGATCACTCCGGTGCGCAAGATGCAGCTCGCCGACCCGGCCTTTCTCAATAACGGCCGCAAGAAGGACAAACACATCGAGCGGCAGACGAAGTTCCTCAAAGGCTACGGCGACCGGGTGGCGTTCACCATCGGGTTGCTGTGCAGCGAGGTCTTCACCTTTGAAGGGCTGATGCGACACGCCATCCAAGACGAGATGGGCATTGCCCTCAGCGACATCCGGCAATTCAACGTCAAGGGCAAGGTGCAGATTTACAAGCACGATGGCTCGCTGGTTGAATTGAACCTGCGCCACTCGCAGCAGTACGCCCGCCCCGAGTGTCATCACTGCGCGGACTTCACCGCCGAGCTCGCCGACATCTCCTGCGGCGGCGTCGGCGCGAACGGACGGACCATCACAATTATCCGCAGCCGCAAGGGCGAAGAGGTATTCGACGCCGTGGCGCGAGAGGGGTTATTGGACGTGCAACCGATCGAGCAGTTTGAGAATTCCATGAAGGTATTGTTGCGCTTGAACCGCAAGCAGCGCGAGCGCGTTCCGACCCCACCCGGGCGTCACGACACCTTTGTGCGGCCGCTCGGCTTCCGCAACCCGCACTAGTCGCCGCGAGTGCATGTCATGGCCACGCCAGCGGTTACCCGAAGCGGTAGTGCGTCGTCCGACGGACAACTCCAGCAGTTTCTGTCGGAGTTCTTCGAGCGGCTGATCGAGTCATCGCCCGACATCGTGGTGGCCGTCGATCGCGCCGGCACGATCATCTTCTACAATGATGGGGCGGAGAAGAACCTCGGCTACACCGCCGCCGAGATCCTCGGCGAGAGCGTGCTCCGCCTCTATCCCTCCTACGACGAGGCCCACCGGGTGATGGAGGCAATGCGCAGCGACGAGTGGGGCGGGCCGGGGAAGGTCAAGAATTTCGAGACCACCTTCGTCAATCGCTGGGGCGAGCACCTGCCGGTGGCCATTTCCGGCTCGATTCTGTGCAGCGAAGAAGGCTTGGAGATGGGCTCGATCGGTTTCGCCAAAGACCTGCGCGAGATTCGCCGCCGCGATCGGCTGGCAACACTGGGCGAGATCACCGTG from Deltaproteobacteria bacterium includes these protein-coding regions:
- a CDS encoding Coenzyme F420 hydrogenase/dehydrogenase, beta subunit C-terminal domain → MQPSFKEMMNEVVAYGSCCECGSCVLVCPHNVIDYIGGKPKQVAKASAAFDYCGMSEGIGCDVCAQVCPRLHRREHHLADQVFAPELSGNHTYRGAFGVYRRIVAARTRDPEILKRCEDGGVVTTVLAWLRRNDRIDGAVVSAIDKERPCQPVPKVVTSVTDIIGSASSWYTYCPNNLALAEAEKLGLSKVGFVGVPCQITPVRKMQLADPAFLNNGRKKDKHIERQTKFLKGYGDRVAFTIGLLCSEVFTFEGLMRHAIQDEMGIALSDIRQFNVKGKVQIYKHDGSLVELNLRHSQQYARPECHHCADFTAELADISCGGVGANGRTITIIRSRKGEEVFDAVAREGLLDVQPIEQFENSMKVLLRLNRKQRERVPTPPGRHDTFVRPLGFRNPH